Proteins co-encoded in one Accipiter gentilis chromosome 33, bAccGen1.1, whole genome shotgun sequence genomic window:
- the BRAT1 gene encoding BRCA1-associated ATM activator 1: protein MAMSFQKPWFLARARRRFAMTRECAVLLPRVCAALADPRQPGSDDTCLEKLLDWFQELTLFDSTVQLVQDNPCLTEFITSVLALPEPSPSILSFTLRLAGILAASENRFQHLQQEKLLARLFGRDGPPNSAVWEDASVRSGWVQGVHNMMHHQPALHLLCSGGGIDVIFTLQGDPSLFVASAASQLLVHMLTLSVESETTKPLSTKDCDWPACAQMIIKRIEDSLQSSSASHIEQSLKLLTSLFGSCRATWTEVLWLGVAKQIESFLTEETVQVQHMLANLLLNMAWSPVFRDTEGSFWALVTSALEHLTPVQAGPLAVGILRLYKCPQDVRIQALTVLLQPMDCILRAASQPLEYAGLLDESVSDPITVESLLSSRSSCANLLCQTLAHLEQLLSLSRLPVDLPYTSLLHSLMTILQFCNGFLSPASPLGSTISRILINCFRVQRSALDVLAALSERKGSDTLIGSLFDLLLAYLESPNTSPTVLKKTFQATSKWLVRLQELSCSNSQGQQTEKILEDVFLVLQKRLCSPCWEVRDSSLEFLTVLIKCLRDQDEFRQSLLSSEVPRLTENLLEDPESYVRASAVTAVGHLAFITYFAPESPVVGNQYNKENTVAKLQEILSTDPEGFPRRAVISIFIKWLRQGCTGQLEDTEQFVSRVIQTVEHDLDWEVRLGGLELIEVFCSQTICQLGLPQCPYAPVSSSVTSSTHWNESLQVFCRAKLFSFLFRSLCDCDKPVGQRACDVLLGLRSNFYPVSTLEGSQGTGDSAVGHGIAWLQRTLRQGSLAQNFPTDGSNGVDFQDPENMMLALGAVELEELHDELNRSSDHVEKSPQSLLQDILATVGTIEENEADCY, encoded by the exons ATGGCCATGTCCTTCCAGAAACCGTGGTTCCtcgcccgggcccgccgccgcttCGCCATGACCCGCGAGTGCGCTGTCCTGCTGCCCCGCGTCTGCGCCGCCCTGGCCGACCCGCGGCAACCCGGCTCCGACGACACCTGCCTGGAGAAGCTGCTCGACTGGTTCCAGGAGCTGACGCTGTTCG ATTCTACCGTGCAGCTGGTGCAGGATAACCCCTGTCTGACAGAGTTCATCACCTCCGTGCTGGCACTGCCAGAGCCCAGTCCCAGCATCCTCTCCTTTACTCTGCGGTTAGCTGGGATACTTGCCGCTTCTGAAAACCGCTTCCAACACTTGCAG CAGGAGAAGCTGTTGGCCAGGCTCTTTGGCAGGGATGGGCCTCCGAACAGCGCAGTGTGGGAAGATGCATCTGTGCGAAGTGGCTGGGTGCAGGGTGTGCACAACATGATGCATCACCAGCCTGCCCTCCACTTGCTCTGCAGTGGTG GGGGCATAGATGTGATCTTCACTCTGCAAGGGGATCCCAGCCTGTTTGTGGCTTCAGCTGCCAGTCAGCTTCTGGTGCACATGCTCACCCTCTCTGTAGAGTCTGAAACGACTAAACCTCTCAGTACAAAGGACTGTGACTGGCCAGCGTGTGCCCAAATGATTATAAAGCGTATAGAAGATTCCCTTCAGTCCAGCTCTGCCTCTCACATCGAGCAGTCATTAAAACTGTTAACTAGTTTGTTTGGCAGTTGTCGTGCTACGTGGACTGAAGTACTTTGGTTAGGCGTAGCAAAGCAGATAGAATCCTTTTTGACGGAAGAGACTGTTCAAGTACAGCACATGCTGGCGAATCTTTTGCTTAACATGGCATG GTCCCCTGTGTTTCGTGACACTGAAGGCAGTTTTTGGGCACTAGTGACTTCTGCTCTGGAACACTTAACCCCAGTACAAGCAGGTCCTTTGGCAGTGGGAATTCTAAGGCTCTACAAATG CCCACAAGATGTGAGGATTCAGGCACTGACTGTTCTACTTCAGCCAATGGACTGTATTTTGAGAGCAGCCTCCCAGCCTCTGGAATATGCAG GTTTGCTGGATGAGTCTGTTAGTGATCCCATCACTGTTGAAAGTCTTCTGTCCTCCAGGTCATCTTGTGCTAATCTCCTGTGTCAGACCCTCGCTCATCTGGAGCAGCTGCTGTCTCTG AGTCGTTTGCCAGTGGATTTACCCTATACATCTTTGCTGCACTCTCTCATGACAATATTACAATTCTGTAATGGCTTCCTGAGTCCAGCTTCTCCTCTGGGAAGCACGATAAGCCGAATCTTGATCAATTGCTTCAGAGTACAGAGGTCAGCTCTTGATGTCCTAGCAGCACTCTCAGAACGAAAAG GTAGTGACACACTCATAGGAAGTCTATTTGATCTCCTTCTGGCATACCTGGAGAGTCCAAACACCAGCCCTACT gttctaaagaaaacatttcaagctACATCCAAGTGGTTGGTGCGCTTGCAGGAACTGTCCTGCTCCAACAGTCAGGGGCAACAAACTGAGAAGATTTTGGAAG ATGTGTTTCTGGTGCTGCAGAAGCGTTTGTGCAGTCCTTGCTGGGAAGTAAGAGATTCTTCTCTGGAGTTCCTCACTGTCCTGATTAAATGCTTGAGAG ACCAGGATGAGTTCAGGCAGTCTCTCCTGTCTTCGGAGGTGCCAAGGCTTACAGAAAATCTTCTTGAGGATCCAGAAAGCTACGTGCGAGCGAGTGCTGTGACTGCTGTGGGACACTTGGCCTTCATTACTTACTTTGCTCCAGAGTCACCTGTTGTAGGCAATCAGTATAATAAAGAG aacaCTGTAGCAAAGCTTCAAGAAATCTTGTCAACAGACCCAGAGGGCTTTCCTAGGAGGGCTGTGATCAGCATCTTCATCAAGTGGCTGAGACAAGGCTGCACAGGTCAGCTGGAAGATACAGAACAGTTTGTCTCTAGAGTGATCCAAACTGTGGAGCATGACTTAGACTGGGAAGTTAGACTTGGTGGTTTGGAACTGATTGAAGTTTTCTGTAGTCAGACTATTTGCCAACTTGGCCTTCCTCAGTGCCCTTATGCTCCTGTCTCATCTTCAGTCACTAGTTCCACCCATTGGAATGAGTCACTGCAGGTATTTTGCCGAGCAAAACTGTTCAGCTTTTTGTTTCGGTCTTTGTGTGACTGTGACAAACCAGTAGGTCAGAGAGCCTGTGATGTACTGCTTGGCTTAAGAAGTAATTTCTATCCAGTTAGTACTCTGGAGGGTTCACAAGGGACTGGAGATTCAGCTGTAGGACATGGCATTGCCTGGTTACAAAGGACACTAAGGCAGGGTTCTCTGGCCCAGAATTTCCCCACAGATGGTAGTAATGGGGTAGATTTTCAAGATCCAGAGAACATGATGCTAGCTTTGGGTGCAGTAGAGTTAGAAGAGCTACATGATGAGCTAAATAGAAGTAGTGACCATGTGGAGAAAAGCCCTCAGTCCCTCTTACAGGACATCCTTGCTACTGTGGGGACCATAGAGGAGAATGAAGCTGACTGTTACTGA